One Streptomyces sp. ML-6 genomic region harbors:
- a CDS encoding ROK family transcriptional regulator produces MGRLTGGDPSLLRRINSAVVLHALRGADSPTLTDLTRITGLSRPTVEGVMEGLFEAGLVVESVPDGAGARRQGRPARRFRFRAEAGYLLGIEIGPHRVSALLSGLDGRIIGSGSRKVSETASADDRLDKVRAVVADLLRRTGVARSSLRAVGIGSPGIVEADGTVRLGTALPGWTGLALGERLRRSFRCPVLVENDANAAAVAEHWKGAAVESDDVVFVLAGLSPGAGSLIGGRLHRGFGGAAGEIGALHLLGREATPERLLSTTGTPLDPLDEPAVADVFAKARQGDIRAQAAVERFIQRLVHDVAALVLALDPELVVVGGWATGLDDVLEPLRRELARYCLRPPRVTLSLLGETAVATGALRLALDRVEEQLFAVEGTATARR; encoded by the coding sequence GTGGGCCGGCTGACCGGTGGAGACCCGTCACTGTTGCGGCGCATCAATTCCGCAGTGGTGCTGCACGCTCTCCGGGGCGCCGACTCCCCCACTCTCACGGATCTGACCCGTATCACGGGCCTGTCCCGGCCGACGGTCGAGGGCGTGATGGAGGGGCTCTTCGAGGCCGGGCTGGTCGTCGAGTCGGTGCCCGACGGGGCCGGGGCCCGGCGGCAGGGCCGGCCGGCCCGCCGGTTCAGGTTCCGGGCCGAGGCCGGGTATCTGCTCGGCATCGAGATCGGCCCGCACCGGGTGTCCGCCCTGCTGTCCGGGCTGGACGGCCGGATCATCGGCTCCGGCTCGCGCAAGGTGTCGGAGACCGCGAGCGCCGATGACCGGCTCGACAAGGTGAGGGCCGTGGTGGCCGACCTCCTGCGGCGGACGGGGGTGGCCCGGAGCAGTCTGCGGGCGGTGGGGATCGGCAGTCCCGGCATCGTGGAGGCCGACGGGACGGTACGGCTCGGCACCGCGCTGCCGGGGTGGACAGGGCTGGCGCTGGGCGAGCGGCTGAGACGGTCCTTCCGCTGTCCCGTCCTCGTGGAGAACGACGCCAATGCGGCAGCGGTCGCGGAACACTGGAAGGGCGCCGCCGTCGAGTCCGACGACGTCGTCTTCGTCCTGGCAGGGCTGAGCCCCGGTGCCGGGTCCTTGATCGGCGGGCGTCTGCACCGCGGCTTCGGCGGTGCGGCGGGCGAGATCGGCGCACTGCATCTGCTGGGCCGCGAGGCCACTCCGGAACGCCTGCTGTCCACGACGGGCACGCCGCTGGACCCGTTGGACGAGCCCGCCGTGGCCGATGTGTTCGCGAAGGCACGCCAGGGTGACATCCGGGCCCAGGCTGCGGTCGAGCGGTTCATCCAGCGTCTGGTGCACGATGTCGCGGCGCTGGTGCTGGCGCTGGATCCGGAGCTGGTGGTGGTGGGCGGCTGGGCCACCGGGCTGGACGACGTGCTGGAGCCGCTCCGTCGGGAGCTGGCCCGCTACTGCCTCCGGCCGCCCCGGGTCACACTGTCGCTGCTCGGGGAGACGGCGGTGGCCACCGGCGCACTGCGGCTGGCTCTCGACCGTGTGGAGGAGCAGCTCTTCGCGGTGGAGGGAACGGCGACGGCCCGCCGCTGA
- a CDS encoding histidine kinase, with translation MFRLLRPLASSVTYTRWLHIVIPGAVCSVWMFISPDTPWAPMLFAVPAGLLPGMRLAEGVQAQLLLTPGERGRPDASISASPATTWADRWRTVAWLEIRLVFAAVVGMASVWLPATAVDLAMAASGFRPSGDWLVRGVEAHWWYALVVPVPLLVLLALVVASGRLITAAARWFLGLSPVQRLTALEERTEQLLERNRIARELHDSIGHALTVAVVQAGAARAAQNPEFTERALTAIEETGRDALDDLERVLRVLRESGGPVGQQPTLVEADRLLDSARSSGAEVDAEVSGPLEQLPGSVSREGYRILQESLTNVLRHSGAVSIRVRISITKRRLELEVTNPLTDTTRKPGGGSGLRGIRERAALLGGKAKTGPHGDEWRVRASLPLNGLR, from the coding sequence ATGTTCCGTCTTCTCCGCCCGCTCGCCTCGTCCGTGACCTACACCCGATGGCTCCACATCGTCATCCCGGGTGCGGTCTGCAGCGTGTGGATGTTCATCTCACCGGACACGCCGTGGGCGCCCATGCTCTTCGCTGTTCCGGCCGGGCTGCTGCCGGGGATGCGGCTCGCCGAGGGGGTCCAGGCACAGCTTCTGCTCACCCCCGGCGAGCGGGGCAGGCCCGATGCCTCGATATCCGCGAGCCCCGCAACCACCTGGGCGGATCGTTGGAGAACCGTGGCGTGGCTGGAGATACGGCTGGTGTTCGCCGCTGTCGTAGGGATGGCCAGTGTGTGGCTGCCCGCGACCGCGGTCGACCTCGCCATGGCCGCGTCCGGATTCCGTCCGAGCGGCGACTGGCTGGTCCGCGGGGTGGAGGCGCACTGGTGGTACGCCCTGGTCGTTCCGGTTCCCCTGCTGGTTCTGCTCGCCCTCGTCGTGGCAAGCGGCCGGTTGATCACCGCGGCCGCCCGGTGGTTCCTCGGTCTCTCTCCGGTACAGCGGCTGACCGCGCTGGAGGAGCGTACGGAACAGTTGTTGGAACGCAATCGCATCGCCCGTGAGTTGCACGACTCGATCGGGCACGCGTTGACGGTCGCGGTCGTGCAGGCGGGCGCGGCCCGGGCGGCGCAGAACCCGGAGTTCACCGAGCGGGCGCTGACCGCGATCGAGGAGACCGGCCGCGACGCGCTCGACGACCTGGAGCGGGTTCTGCGGGTGCTGCGTGAATCGGGAGGACCGGTGGGGCAACAGCCGACGTTGGTGGAAGCGGACCGGCTGCTGGACTCCGCGCGCAGTTCGGGCGCGGAGGTCGACGCGGAGGTGTCCGGCCCGCTGGAGCAGTTGCCGGGGTCCGTCTCCCGCGAGGGATACCGCATCCTTCAGGAGTCCCTCACCAACGTGCTGCGCCACTCGGGGGCGGTTTCCATCCGGGTGCGGATCAGTATCACGAAGAGGCGGCTGGAATTGGAAGTCACCAATCCGCTCACGGACACGACACGCAAACCGGGCGGGGGGAGCGGGTTGCGGGGAATCCGGGAACGGGCCGCGTTGCTGGGTGGAAAGGCGAAGACGGGTCCGCACGGCGACGAGTGGCGGGTGCGGGCGAGTCTTCCGTTGAACGGGTTGAGGTGA
- the sigJ gene encoding RNA polymerase sigma factor SigJ: MTADTATDVFEDHRPVLTGVAYRMLGRIADAEDVVQEAWLRWSSASRAEVREPRAFLVRIVTRLAIDRLRQVQSRREAYVGPWLPEPVVTDFGPAVPDTAEQAVLADSVSIAVLVVLESLSPLERAVFVLREAFGFPYAEIAAALDRSEAAVRQLAGRARHHVEERKPRYDVDPAHRRDLTERFLAAAAGGDIEGLLALLAPDVRLVGDSGGKSRAPLRVIESADKVGRFLVAVAPDPTADFDTRLLELNGGPGLLVLLDGKADSVLQVDIRDGLVQCVYIVRNPDKVAHLSAATTQ, encoded by the coding sequence GTGACAGCCGACACCGCGACCGATGTCTTCGAGGACCACCGCCCCGTGCTCACCGGGGTCGCCTACCGCATGCTGGGAAGGATCGCCGACGCCGAGGACGTGGTGCAGGAGGCATGGCTGCGCTGGTCGTCCGCGTCCCGCGCGGAGGTGCGCGAACCACGTGCCTTCCTCGTCAGGATCGTCACCCGCCTGGCCATCGACCGGCTGCGACAGGTGCAGTCGCGCCGCGAGGCGTACGTCGGCCCATGGCTTCCGGAGCCCGTGGTCACCGACTTCGGACCGGCCGTGCCCGACACGGCGGAACAGGCCGTTCTGGCCGACTCCGTGTCGATCGCCGTGCTCGTCGTCCTGGAGTCCCTCTCCCCGCTGGAACGGGCCGTCTTCGTGCTCCGCGAGGCGTTCGGCTTCCCGTACGCGGAGATCGCCGCCGCCCTGGACCGGAGCGAGGCCGCGGTGCGCCAGCTCGCGGGGCGCGCCCGGCACCACGTGGAGGAGCGCAAGCCCCGCTACGACGTCGACCCGGCGCACCGCCGCGACCTCACGGAACGGTTCCTCGCCGCGGCGGCGGGCGGTGACATCGAGGGGCTGCTGGCCCTGCTCGCGCCCGATGTGCGGCTCGTCGGCGACAGCGGCGGGAAGTCCAGGGCTCCGCTGCGGGTCATCGAGAGCGCCGACAAGGTGGGCCGGTTCCTCGTCGCCGTCGCCCCCGACCCGACGGCGGACTTCGACACCAGGCTCCTGGAACTCAACGGCGGGCCGGGCCTGCTGGTGCTCCTGGACGGAAAGGCCGACTCGGTCCTCCAGGTGGACATCAGGGACGGGCTCGTCCAGTGCGTGTACATCGTGCGTAACCCCGACAAGGTCGCCCACCTCTCCGCCGCCACGACGCAGTAG
- a CDS encoding alpha/beta fold hydrolase produces MATTVSFSVESPQGPRTVSVQYERTGTGEPLLLLHGIGHHRQAWDPVLPVLAGERDVIAVDLPGFGGSPALPDGLPYDLPTVVTVLGSFCSVVGVDRPHVAGNSLGGLLALGLGREKLVRSVTALSPAGFWAPGERRYAFTTLRAMRRAALSMPVPLIERLSRSAAGRTTLTSTIYARPGRRSPDAVVAETVALREATGFHQTLAAGRDALFTDDVPGLPVTVAWGSRDRILLRRQGVRAKRVIPDARLVRLPGCGHVPMNDDPALVSRVILDTSR; encoded by the coding sequence ATGGCCACCACGGTCTCGTTCAGCGTCGAATCACCACAAGGGCCCCGGACCGTGTCCGTGCAGTACGAACGGACCGGGACCGGCGAGCCGTTGCTCCTGCTCCACGGCATCGGTCACCACCGTCAGGCCTGGGACCCGGTGCTGCCCGTCCTGGCCGGGGAGCGCGACGTGATAGCCGTGGACCTCCCCGGCTTCGGCGGCTCCCCCGCGCTACCCGACGGTCTGCCGTACGACTTGCCGACCGTGGTCACGGTGCTCGGCTCGTTCTGTTCGGTGGTCGGCGTGGACCGGCCGCACGTGGCGGGCAACTCGCTCGGCGGTCTGCTGGCGCTGGGGCTCGGCAGGGAAAAGCTCGTCCGGTCGGTGACGGCGCTGTCGCCCGCGGGTTTCTGGGCCCCGGGAGAGCGGCGCTACGCGTTCACGACGCTGCGGGCCATGCGGCGGGCCGCCCTGTCGATGCCGGTGCCGCTGATCGAGCGGCTGTCGCGCAGCGCGGCCGGGCGCACGACGCTGACCAGCACCATCTACGCCCGGCCCGGCCGTCGTTCACCCGACGCCGTCGTGGCCGAGACCGTCGCCCTGCGGGAGGCGACCGGTTTTCACCAGACGCTCGCCGCCGGCCGGGACGCCCTGTTCACCGATGACGTACCGGGGCTGCCCGTGACCGTCGCCTGGGGCAGCCGGGACCGGATCCTGCTGCGCCGACAGGGCGTCAGGGCCAAGCGCGTCATCCCCGACGCCCGGCTGGTCCGGCTTCCGGGGTGCGGACACGTGCCGATGAACGACGATCCCGCCCTCGTGTCCCGGGTGATCCTCGACACCAGCCGCTGA
- a CDS encoding SWIM zinc finger family protein: MTRSVQALAYARPSALESSQTGQLLGLETSGGLTPRGAELHPRFFSGFLTSPRIAAQGLLAVADVASTRYYQRTLPASLDPVVTGNGDRLRFESFSGCCGVYARLDVLREGLDGQRTGHGTTNVDVNNPLRQALSRMAGDDPLHLRVGPDEMAVTTLDGPVVEKKVPLPDRWLRGFAEAQVVSAGFDLRAELPAAEAVRFLRSLPRSSGNASRGARWVIPAGKTLRPTTRPVAGAVCLPGPERLAALQRVLRHATSLRVYGPVTDGAATASAWEVVLPGMRLTLTLSPDAARGFSGEGGVLDALATDDAAADAELVSVLLAWEPRIDPADLAEQSGLTVERVRAALTRLGTAGRVGYDLADAAYFHRELPYDADRAERHNPRLVAARQLAGSGAVVLDGDVAAVSSGERRYQVREKDGMLSCTCQWWVDYRGRRGPCKHALAVRMVRRGAPVAGGVR; this comes from the coding sequence ATGACCCGATCCGTTCAGGCATTGGCCTACGCGCGCCCGTCCGCCCTGGAGTCCTCGCAGACGGGGCAGCTCCTCGGGCTGGAGACCTCCGGTGGCCTCACCCCACGGGGCGCCGAGCTCCACCCCCGGTTCTTCTCCGGCTTTCTCACCTCGCCGAGGATCGCGGCCCAGGGTCTCCTGGCCGTGGCGGACGTGGCGTCCACGCGCTACTACCAGCGCACGCTGCCCGCGTCGCTCGACCCGGTGGTGACGGGCAACGGAGACCGGTTGCGCTTCGAGTCGTTCTCCGGCTGCTGCGGTGTGTACGCGCGCCTCGACGTGCTGCGGGAAGGTCTGGACGGTCAGCGGACGGGTCACGGCACCACGAACGTGGACGTCAACAATCCGCTGCGGCAGGCGCTTTCGCGGATGGCCGGGGACGATCCGCTGCATCTGCGGGTGGGCCCGGACGAGATGGCCGTGACCACGCTGGACGGTCCGGTCGTGGAGAAGAAGGTGCCGCTGCCCGACCGGTGGCTGCGCGGCTTCGCCGAGGCGCAGGTGGTGTCCGCCGGCTTCGATCTCCGGGCCGAGCTCCCGGCCGCCGAGGCCGTCCGGTTCCTGCGTTCGCTGCCGCGTTCGTCGGGCAACGCCTCGCGGGGCGCCCGCTGGGTGATACCCGCCGGGAAGACGCTTCGACCGACGACCCGGCCGGTGGCGGGTGCGGTGTGCCTGCCGGGCCCGGAGCGGCTCGCCGCACTGCAGCGGGTGCTGCGTCATGCCACGTCGCTGCGGGTGTACGGGCCGGTCACCGACGGGGCGGCCACCGCGAGCGCCTGGGAGGTCGTGCTGCCGGGCATGCGTCTCACCCTGACGCTCTCGCCCGATGCCGCGCGCGGTTTCTCGGGCGAGGGCGGGGTGCTCGACGCCCTGGCCACCGACGACGCGGCGGCCGACGCCGAGCTGGTGTCGGTGCTGCTGGCCTGGGAGCCCCGGATCGACCCCGCCGATCTGGCGGAGCAGTCCGGTCTCACGGTGGAACGGGTACGGGCCGCGCTCACCCGGCTGGGCACGGCGGGCCGGGTCGGCTACGACCTCGCCGACGCGGCCTACTTCCACCGCGAGCTGCCGTACGACGCCGACCGGGCCGAGCGCCACAATCCGCGTCTGGTGGCGGCGCGACAACTGGCAGGTTCGGGCGCGGTGGTGCTCGATGGGGACGTGGCTGCCGTGTCCTCGGGAGAACGCCGTTATCAGGTGAGGGAGAAGGACGGAATGCTGAGCTGTACCTGCCAGTGGTGGGTCGACTACCGGGGGCGGCGGGGCCCGTGCAAGCACGCCCTGGCCGTCCGGATGGTCCGCCGTGGTGCGCCGGTCGCCGGGGGTGTGCGATGA
- a CDS encoding response regulator transcription factor yields the protein MPIRVLLVDDEPLVRAGLRAVLDSQPDIEVVGEAGDGAAVIPLLRQLHPDVVAMDVRMPLMDGIEATRVVLRTVPDPPKILVVTTFENDEYVYEALRAGADGFLLKRSRPAEIVHAVRLVAEGESLLFPAAVRQLAAEYGTSKARAVMDRAALTDRESAVLRLMARGLSNAEIAAKLVVGVETVKTHVSAVLTKLGARDRTQAVIAAYESGFVAPG from the coding sequence ATGCCGATCCGTGTTCTTCTGGTGGACGACGAACCCCTTGTCCGGGCGGGGTTGCGTGCGGTTCTCGACTCCCAGCCCGACATCGAAGTGGTGGGCGAGGCAGGCGACGGGGCCGCCGTGATCCCGTTGCTGCGTCAGCTGCACCCCGACGTGGTGGCCATGGACGTCAGAATGCCACTGATGGACGGCATCGAAGCCACCCGGGTGGTGCTGCGCACGGTGCCGGACCCGCCGAAGATCCTGGTGGTCACCACCTTCGAGAACGACGAGTACGTCTATGAGGCGCTGCGGGCCGGCGCGGACGGTTTTCTCCTCAAGCGTTCCCGTCCCGCCGAGATCGTGCACGCGGTGCGCCTGGTCGCCGAGGGCGAGTCGTTGCTGTTCCCGGCGGCGGTCCGGCAGCTCGCCGCCGAGTACGGCACCAGCAAGGCGCGAGCGGTCATGGACCGGGCGGCGCTCACCGACCGGGAGTCCGCCGTCCTGCGTCTGATGGCCCGCGGCCTGTCGAATGCGGAGATCGCCGCCAAACTCGTGGTCGGGGTCGAGACGGTGAAGACCCATGTGAGCGCCGTGCTCACCAAGTTGGGGGCACGGGACCGCACCCAGGCGGTGATCGCGGCCTACGAGTCCGGGTTCGTCGCTCCGGGGTGA
- a CDS encoding ATP-binding cassette domain-containing protein, which produces MTNIDVQQLTKEYGANRAVDDLTFSVGPGRVTGFLGPNGAGKSTTMRLVLGLDRPTAGRATIGGRPYTTLDNPLRRVGALLDAQAAHGSRTARNHLRALAVSNGLGARRVEEVLEEAGLREVGGARIKTFSLGMRQRLGIAAALLGDPEVVMLDEPSNGLDPEGIIWIRELMKRLAREGRTVLVSSHLMNETSSFADHLVVLGRGRLLADLPMREFLESRSRPRVRVRTTEPTRLRDILLRKGYEPARDGDGRWTVEGAKAGEIGALAAAEGIAVLELVDEQVTLEQAYLDLTADATEFASASTSTTDPREG; this is translated from the coding sequence ATGACCAACATCGACGTCCAGCAACTCACCAAGGAATACGGTGCGAACCGCGCCGTGGACGACCTCACGTTCAGTGTGGGGCCCGGACGCGTCACCGGTTTTCTCGGCCCCAACGGCGCGGGCAAGTCCACCACCATGCGACTCGTTCTCGGCCTTGACCGGCCCACCGCCGGCAGGGCCACGATCGGCGGGCGGCCCTACACCACGCTCGACAACCCGCTGCGCCGCGTGGGCGCCCTGCTCGATGCCCAGGCCGCCCACGGCTCGCGCACCGCCCGGAACCACCTGCGGGCCCTCGCCGTCAGCAACGGCCTGGGTGCGCGCAGGGTCGAGGAGGTTCTGGAGGAGGCGGGCCTCAGAGAGGTCGGCGGAGCACGGATCAAGACCTTCTCGCTCGGCATGCGCCAGCGGCTGGGCATAGCTGCCGCCCTGCTGGGCGATCCGGAGGTCGTGATGCTCGACGAGCCGTCGAACGGTCTGGACCCGGAAGGCATCATCTGGATCCGGGAGTTGATGAAGAGACTCGCCCGGGAAGGGCGGACGGTCCTGGTCTCCAGTCACCTGATGAACGAGACCTCGTCGTTCGCCGACCACCTGGTGGTGCTCGGCCGGGGCCGGCTCCTCGCCGACCTGCCGATGCGGGAATTCCTGGAGTCCCGCAGCCGGCCCCGGGTGCGGGTGCGCACGACCGAGCCCACCAGGCTGCGCGACATATTGCTCCGCAAGGGGTACGAGCCGGCGCGGGACGGTGACGGCCGCTGGACCGTGGAGGGTGCGAAGGCCGGGGAGATCGGTGCGCTGGCCGCAGCCGAGGGCATCGCCGTTCTCGAACTCGTCGATGAGCAGGTCACGTTGGAACAGGCCTACCTCGACCTCACCGCCGATGCCACGGAATTCGCATCGGCGTCCACCTCGACCACCGACCCTCGGGAGGGCTGA
- a CDS encoding alkaline phosphatase D family protein, whose protein sequence is MSYRPRVPSPDRRSVLRGSIAASAALTLPVVGASAPAFALSGRPRAAWGVQVGDVTSSSALVWVRSDRPARMVVETSATESFRRARTWQGPLLGPGSDFTGTTPLYGLPPGEQVHYRVTLLDPQDPRRSGKPVHGTFRTAPARRRDGVRFLWSGDIAGQGWGINPDISGYVVYDEMRRLDPDFFLCSGDNIYADGVIEPSVTLPDGRVWRNVTTEEKSKVAETLAEYRGNFRYNLLDRNLREFNAQVPSIVQWDDHEVRNNWYPGQILDDARYTEKDVDVLAARSTRAFREYFPVSTPHGPAGEDRMHRVVRHGPLLDVFVLDMRSFRNANSPGRQADDTTGILGAEQLRWLKHELSRSRAVWKVIAADMPLGLVVPDGATDFEAVAQGDPGAPLGRELQIAELLRFIKHRRITGTVWLTADVHYTSAQHYAPERAAFKDFAPFWEFVSGPLAAGQFPANALDATFGPDRVFVRAPDRANVSPMESPQYFGQVDIDGDSGELTVRLRAQGGAVLFSKVLRPGRVGQ, encoded by the coding sequence ATGTCGTACCGTCCCCGTGTTCCGTCCCCCGACCGCCGCAGTGTGCTGCGCGGTTCGATCGCCGCGTCCGCCGCGCTCACGCTCCCCGTGGTGGGCGCCTCGGCCCCCGCGTTCGCGCTCTCCGGCCGGCCGCGCGCGGCGTGGGGTGTGCAGGTGGGCGATGTCACCTCGTCCTCCGCACTGGTCTGGGTGCGCTCGGACCGCCCGGCGCGGATGGTCGTGGAGACCTCCGCGACCGAGTCCTTCCGGCGGGCGCGCACCTGGCAGGGGCCGCTCCTCGGCCCGGGCAGCGACTTCACGGGGACGACCCCTCTGTACGGACTGCCGCCGGGCGAGCAGGTGCACTACCGGGTGACGCTCCTCGATCCCCAGGACCCGCGCCGGAGCGGGAAGCCGGTGCACGGGACCTTCCGGACGGCGCCCGCCCGGCGCAGGGACGGGGTGCGCTTCCTGTGGTCGGGGGACATCGCGGGACAGGGCTGGGGCATCAATCCGGACATCAGCGGCTACGTGGTCTACGACGAGATGCGCCGCCTGGACCCGGACTTCTTCCTCTGCAGCGGCGACAACATCTACGCGGACGGCGTCATCGAACCGAGCGTGACGCTGCCCGACGGACGGGTCTGGCGCAACGTCACCACCGAGGAGAAGTCGAAGGTCGCCGAGACCCTCGCCGAGTACCGCGGGAACTTCCGCTACAACCTGCTCGACCGCAACCTCCGCGAGTTCAACGCGCAGGTTCCCTCGATCGTCCAGTGGGACGACCACGAGGTGCGCAACAACTGGTACCCCGGGCAGATCCTCGACGACGCCCGGTACACCGAGAAGGACGTGGACGTGCTGGCGGCCCGTTCGACGCGGGCGTTTCGCGAGTACTTCCCCGTGTCCACGCCGCACGGTCCGGCCGGGGAGGACCGGATGCACCGGGTGGTGCGGCACGGTCCGCTGCTCGACGTGTTCGTCCTCGACATGCGGTCCTTCCGCAACGCCAACTCGCCCGGCCGGCAGGCCGACGACACGACGGGCATCCTCGGTGCCGAGCAGCTGAGGTGGCTCAAGCACGAGCTCTCCCGGTCCCGCGCGGTGTGGAAGGTGATCGCGGCGGACATGCCGCTGGGGCTGGTGGTCCCCGACGGCGCGACGGACTTCGAGGCGGTCGCCCAGGGCGATCCGGGAGCTCCGCTCGGGCGTGAGCTGCAGATCGCGGAACTGCTCCGGTTCATCAAGCACCGGAGGATCACCGGCACGGTCTGGCTGACGGCCGATGTGCACTACACGTCGGCGCAGCACTACGCGCCCGAGCGTGCGGCGTTCAAGGACTTCGCGCCGTTCTGGGAGTTCGTGTCGGGGCCGCTGGCCGCCGGTCAGTTCCCGGCCAACGCCCTCGACGCGACGTTCGGCCCCGACCGGGTCTTCGTGCGGGCTCCCGACCGGGCGAACGTGTCGCCGATGGAGTCGCCGCAGTACTTCGGGCAGGTGGACATCGACGGCGACAGCGGCGAACTGACCGTGCGGCTGCGGGCGCAGGGCGGGGCGGTGCTGTTCAGCAAGGTGCTGCGGCCGGGGCGCGTCGGACAGTGA
- a CDS encoding GntR family transcriptional regulator has product MGTTQLESVQEPKYWHLKTVLSEALDSDFAVGEILPNERELAARFGVARATLRQALEQLELEGRLQRRRGVGTTVAPPRVGVAVSTAQRDWSGGGTAEAWQPVDCTTAVAPASVSAALDVDADEPVHIVRRIRVTHGQAVAAELLYVPASSVPELSAIDTPSGAVRARGVLRELHRLRLEGQDRSVELGSARVDDAKELDRLPGAPVLVVTTRYLAAGGTAALSVATYRADTCRLTFGDSGDLEISHHTQQRQAS; this is encoded by the coding sequence GTGGGGACCACGCAGCTGGAATCGGTGCAGGAGCCGAAGTACTGGCACCTCAAGACCGTGCTCAGTGAGGCACTCGACTCGGACTTTGCGGTGGGCGAGATCCTGCCCAACGAGCGTGAGCTCGCCGCCCGGTTCGGAGTCGCCCGAGCCACGCTCCGACAGGCTCTGGAGCAGCTCGAACTCGAAGGAAGGCTCCAGCGCCGCCGCGGCGTCGGAACCACCGTCGCCCCGCCGCGTGTCGGGGTCGCCGTCTCCACCGCGCAGCGGGACTGGTCCGGCGGCGGTACGGCCGAGGCATGGCAGCCAGTGGACTGCACGACGGCCGTCGCACCGGCGTCGGTGTCGGCCGCACTCGACGTGGACGCCGACGAGCCGGTACACATCGTGCGCCGGATCCGGGTGACCCACGGCCAGGCGGTCGCGGCGGAACTCCTCTACGTCCCGGCCTCGTCCGTGCCCGAACTCTCCGCGATCGACACCCCCTCCGGCGCCGTCCGGGCCCGCGGCGTCCTGCGCGAACTGCACCGCCTCCGCCTCGAAGGCCAGGACCGGTCGGTGGAGCTCGGATCCGCCCGGGTGGACGACGCCAAGGAACTCGACCGGCTTCCCGGCGCCCCCGTGCTCGTCGTCACCACCCGCTACCTCGCCGCGGGCGGCACCGCCGCGCTCTCCGTCGCCACGTACCGGGCGGACACCTGCCGGCTCACCTTCGGCGACTCGGGCGACCTGGAGATCAGCCACCATACCCAGCAGCGCCAGGCGTCCTGA